DNA from Deltaproteobacteria bacterium:
ACGGCGCGTTCTCGCAATGCATGCACGGGACCGGTTGATGATAGGTCGTCGGGTTGTCGAGGTTGCCGGCGTAGTAGCGATCGACGCGTATCCAATGCATCTCGTGCCCGCGCGCAACCTCGGTTTTGCCGACGATCGGAATGTTGTTCTCCGCCTGACACGCAATGGCGCAGGCGTTGCATCCGGTACACGAGTTCAGATCGATCGCCATGCCCCACGCGTAGCTGTCGTACGGATGATCGTTCGGGTACAGCGTCATGTCCGCCGGCGGCGGCTCGGCTAATTCCCGGATGAAGTCGGGATGCGAGCGATACTCCTCGATGGCGCCGGCCAGAGCGAGGTGGCGGCCTTCCATGCTGTGGTGGTGCTGCGTGCAGGCGAGCGGATACGTCTCGCCGGTTTTGCGCAGCGTAGCGCCGCTCGCCGACCACGGGGCGTTGGCCGTACGAATCGTGTAAGCGTTGAAGCCGCTGCCGTTGCCGACCCGCCCGGCGCGGGTGCGGCCGTGTCCAAAATGAATCGTGATGGCATCGGCGACGTGGCCGGGCATGATCCAGATCGGCGCTCGCACGCTGCGGCCGGCGTAGCGCACTTCGACGAGATCTTCGCTGGCGAGCGCAAGCCGCTCGGCGGTGGCCGGCGCGATCAACGCGGCGTTGTCCCACGTCATGCGCGTCAGCGACTTGGGCAGTTCCTGCAACCAGCCGTTGTTGGCGAAGCGTCCGTCGAAGATGGTCGCGTCCGGCCGGAAGATGATTTCCAACGTGTCGTCCTTGGGATTGCGTTCGACGCGGTCGCGCGCCTTGTCCCAGTCGGGTCGCAGCGACACGGACTTCGCGGGCAACGCGCTGCCGGCCACAACGCCGTTGTGCAGCGACTCGCGCCAGAAGCGCTCGAAGTCGAGCGCCGGGTGTTGGGTCTTCCAATGGTCGCGCACGATGTCGTGGCTGGTGCGATCAGGGTGGTCCGACATCGCGGCCAGCACTTCGTGCGCGGTCTTGCCGCCGTAGAGCGGGGCGATCAGCGGCTGCATGATCGTGATCGTGCCGTCATAGGCGCGCGCGTCGCTCCAAGATTCGAGGCAGTGCGCCTCGGGGATGTGCCAATGGCACAGCTCCGACGTCTCGTCGTTGTAGAGGCTGAGGTGAACGCTCAGCGGAACCTTGCTCAGCGCGGCGCCGAAGGCGATGTCGGCCGGCGCGTTGAACACCGGGTTGCCGCCGAGGATCATCAATGCCGCGACCTTGCCGGCATCCATGTCGGTCACCAATTCGCGCAGCGAATCGGTTTGCGGGACCACGGAGGCCGAGACCGGATCGGTATGAATCACCGTCTGTCCGTGGTTGCCGAGTGCGTGATTGACGACGTGCACGAGCGTGTGCACGATCGGCGGCTGCTCATCGCCGGCGATGACAATGCTGGTGCCGCGATGACGTTGCAGGTCGGCCACGATCGTCGCGGTCCAGCGTGGGTGAGCGCCGAGCCCGCCCGGTGTCTGCACTGGCACGCCCAAAGCCGCCGCGATCGAGCGTGCGAAGTCTTCGATCTCGCCCGGCCGTAGGGCAAGTCGATGATCCGCCATCGCGCCGGTGTTCGACGGTGTGCTCTCGACCACGTAGAGCCGATTCATTTCGCTGCGCGGGTTTTGCACGCGGCGTTTGCCGCTGAAGTCGCGTACGTAGCGCACGTGCGCGGGACCGCATGAGAGGAAGTCCGCGTCGAGCGCGAGCACAACCTCCGCCTTGTCGAAGCGATACTGCGTCTCGACGTTCTCGCCGAAGGCGCGCCGGGCGCCGGCATACACCTGATCGCGGTTCGCGGGTTCGTACTGGTGCCACTTTGCGAGTGGAAACTCGGTGAGCAGCGCGCGAATCTGGCTGGCGAGCGTCGGCGAGGTGATCGTCTCAGTGAGCAGCCGCAACCCCGCGCCGCGTTGCTCACGCTGCGCTTCCAACGCGGTGCGCAGGCTGGCGAGCAGCGCACTCCACGGCCGAATGTCGCCGACGGTGGTAATCACTTGCGAACGATCGGGATCGTAGAGCGTCAACACCGCGGCCTGCGCGAAGGAGTCGGTGGCACCGAGGCTGGCGGGATGATCCGGGTTGCCCTCGACCTTGGTCGGGCGCCCCATGTGGCTTTCGACCAGCACGCCCGACGCGATGCCGCCGAGGGGAATCGCGGTGGCGAAGAAGAGCGGTCGACCCGGAACGATCTGCTCGGGCTGTCGGACGTACGGCACGATCTTCTCTTCCGGCTGGCGCGTGCACGCGTTCAAGCCGGCAAGCGCGAGCGACGCGCCCATCAGTTTCAAAAAGTCGCGCCGCTCGATCCCGTTGCCGCTCTCGCCGAAGGCAGCGCTGTGGCGCGGGAACTCGTTGTGCAGGAACCACTCGAAGTCGTCGGTCTCGGCCAGCTCTTCGAGGCTGCGCCAGTATTGCTTCCCGGTGGCGTTGGCGAGCTTGCGCCGGATGGCGGCGAGATCGACACGCTTCTTCATCGGTTCGCTGTCGCGCAGTCGTTCCGGTTGTGTGGTCAACTTCTCGTCCATTGAGTGTCGCTCAGCGATGACACGTCGAGCAATTGGTCAGATGCGCGACTTCGATGTTGTAGGTCTTGAGCAACGCGAGCCCCTGCGTGATCTGGTCACTCGGCGGCTGCCAGTTCATGTCAAACACGTGCTCGCGCGGTCGCAGGTATTGTTCCGGATGGCGATGGCAGTCGAGGCACCACTCCATCTGCAGCGAGGTGGCTTGCCAGGTGAGGTTCATGCGATCGATGCGCCCGTGGCACGAGCCACAGCCGATGCCCTTCTGCACGTGAATGCTGTGATTGAAGTAGACGAAGTCGGGCAGGTCGTAGACCTTGGTCCACTGGATCGACCGGTCGGTGCGAAAACTCGCGCGCACCGGTTCGAGCATCGGGCTGTCGACCCAGATTTGGGCGTGGCAGTTCATGCAGGTTTTCGTCGGCGGCACGCCGGCGTACGCGGTTCGTTCGACGGCGGTGTGGCAGTAACGGCAATCGATCCCGAGCTCGCCGGCATGATGGCGATGGCTGAACGGAATCGGTTGCTCGCGCGCGACCCCCGCCCGGGTGACGTAGCCCGAACGATTGATGAGCGCCAAGCCCCACAAACCACCGGCGATGACGAAGGCCGCCCCGAAGATGCTCAACCGCGAGAAGGTATTCGTACTCGGATGGAAGACCTGCGGCATCCTGCCACCGTTGTGTTCGTGGAAAAGTGTTCGCCAAAAACTGCGGCAGCTCTATCAGGGTGCCGGGTCACCTGCCAAGCAGACGCGCGACTAAATCGCCTAACGACACTTGCAAGGGTGCCTTATCTGCTTCGTGTCGTGTCTCGCCAACGTCAGCAGCGTGCGATCTTCTTCGAGGCGTAGGGGCGATGCATGCATCGCCCTCCGTGTGTCTTTGCGACGGTCACGTCCATTCGCGGGCGACGCATGCGTCGCCCCTACAGGGAACCGGGATCGCTTCGTCGCGATGCTCGCCTCGCTGTCGGCTTGACTTCGGCGCGCACCGTAGCGCACAGCATGCCGATGGCAATGCAGCCGAGACCAGAGGCGGCGCCGCGTCATGTGGCGCTGGTGATGTCGGGCGGCGGGGCGCGCGGCGCATACGAAGCGGGGGTGCTCTCGTACTTGTTCGGCGATCTCGCGGCGCGACTCGGTCGGCCGATTCACTTCGACATCGTGACCGGCACAAGCGTGGGCGCCGTCCACGCCTGCTACGTCGCGGCGACGCAACAAGAGCCCGACGCGGGTACACGCCTGACGGAGATCTGGCGCTCGCTGTCGTTCGAACGCATTTTCGAAATCGGTGCCACCGACGTGTTCCGCGTGCCGTGGCGGCTATTGGGCTTCGGAGGGCTCGGCGACTGGCTGCCCGCAAGCGACGAGAGTGCGCCGAAGCGCTTGCCGGGCCTGTTTGACACCGAGTCGCTGGAAGCGCTGGTGCTCGGACGCATCGACTGGGCGCAGCTGCGCCGCAACATCGACGAGGGTGCGCTCGAAGCGTTGGCGATCGCCGCGACCGAGGTGGCGACTGGACGCTCGGTGGTGTTTGTCGACAACCAGAGCCAGACCGTGCCGCGTTGGGCGCGCGATCCGTTCGTGATCGCCCGCGCGGCGCGCATCGACGCCGACTATGCGCTGGCATCGGCGGCGATCCCGCTGGTGTTCCCCGCCGTGCGCATCGACCGCACGTATTACTGCGACGGTGGGCTGCGCCTCAACACGCCCCTGTCGCCCGCGTTGCGCTTGGGTGCCGACCGCGTGTTGGTGATCGGCCTGCGCTACCCGCGCTCGCCCGCCGAGGAGGATCGCATCGCGCGGCGGCGCGCGGCGAACTATGCCAGCCCGACGTATCTGGTCGGCAAAGCGCTCAACGCGCTGCTGCTCGATCGCATCGAGTACGATGTCGACCGCCTGCGCTTGTTCAACGCGATTCTCGACAGCGGTGTGCG
Protein-coding regions in this window:
- a CDS encoding TAT-variant-translocated molybdopterin oxidoreductase is translated as MKKRVDLAAIRRKLANATGKQYWRSLEELAETDDFEWFLHNEFPRHSAAFGESGNGIERRDFLKLMGASLALAGLNACTRQPEEKIVPYVRQPEQIVPGRPLFFATAIPLGGIASGVLVESHMGRPTKVEGNPDHPASLGATDSFAQAAVLTLYDPDRSQVITTVGDIRPWSALLASLRTALEAQREQRGAGLRLLTETITSPTLASQIRALLTEFPLAKWHQYEPANRDQVYAGARRAFGENVETQYRFDKAEVVLALDADFLSCGPAHVRYVRDFSGKRRVQNPRSEMNRLYVVESTPSNTGAMADHRLALRPGEIEDFARSIAAALGVPVQTPGGLGAHPRWTATIVADLQRHRGTSIVIAGDEQPPIVHTLVHVVNHALGNHGQTVIHTDPVSASVVPQTDSLRELVTDMDAGKVAALMILGGNPVFNAPADIAFGAALSKVPLSVHLSLYNDETSELCHWHIPEAHCLESWSDARAYDGTITIMQPLIAPLYGGKTAHEVLAAMSDHPDRTSHDIVRDHWKTQHPALDFERFWRESLHNGVVAGSALPAKSVSLRPDWDKARDRVERNPKDDTLEIIFRPDATIFDGRFANNGWLQELPKSLTRMTWDNAALIAPATAERLALASEDLVEVRYAGRSVRAPIWIMPGHVADAITIHFGHGRTRAGRVGNGSGFNAYTIRTANAPWSASGATLRKTGETYPLACTQHHHSMEGRHLALAGAIEEYRSHPDFIRELAEPPPADMTLYPNDHPYDSYAWGMAIDLNSCTGCNACAIACQAENNIPIVGKTEVARGHEMHWIRVDRYYAGNLDNPTTYHQPVPCMHCENAPCEVVCPVGATTHSSEGLNDMVYNRCVGTKYCSNNCPYKVRRFNWFLYSNQTVESLKMAENPDVTVRTRGVMEKCTYCVQRINFARIEAQKEDRSIRDGEIVTACQQVCPAEAIVFGNINDPQSRVAKLKAEARNYSLLGELNTRPRTTYLARLRNPNPELGDEDRG
- a CDS encoding patatin-like phospholipase family protein, with the translated sequence MQPRPEAAPRHVALVMSGGGARGAYEAGVLSYLFGDLAARLGRPIHFDIVTGTSVGAVHACYVAATQQEPDAGTRLTEIWRSLSFERIFEIGATDVFRVPWRLLGFGGLGDWLPASDESAPKRLPGLFDTESLEALVLGRIDWAQLRRNIDEGALEALAIAATEVATGRSVVFVDNQSQTVPRWARDPFVIARAARIDADYALASAAIPLVFPAVRIDRTYYCDGGLRLNTPLSPALRLGADRVLVIGLRYPRSPAEEDRIARRRAANYASPTYLVGKALNALLLDRIEYDVDRLRLFNAILDSGVRSYGADFLVRINEPIIAQRNTPYRIVRDLFLRPSKDLGAIAGECLRHQPRSHGLRDWLSRNVARYAARGAMAEADLLSYLFFDRCYAEHLIDLGRHDAEQAADELIEFLSIAD
- a CDS encoding cytochrome c3 family protein, producing the protein MPQVFHPSTNTFSRLSIFGAAFVIAGGLWGLALINRSGYVTRAGVAREQPIPFSHRHHAGELGIDCRYCHTAVERTAYAGVPPTKTCMNCHAQIWVDSPMLEPVRASFRTDRSIQWTKVYDLPDFVYFNHSIHVQKGIGCGSCHGRIDRMNLTWQATSLQMEWCLDCHRHPEQYLRPREHVFDMNWQPPSDQITQGLALLKTYNIEVAHLTNCSTCHR